Within bacterium, the genomic segment TCCACGGCGAGCCGTGGTACCTGTTCGGGCTGCTGGCGCTCGGCCTGCTGCTGGTGGCGGTCTACGAGCTGACCGGCTCGCTCTGGTCCGCGGTGATCGTCCACGCGGTCCACAACGCGGTGGCGCTGGCCCTGCTGGTGGAGCAGGGCGGTCTGGTCGCGGAGGAACCGCCGCCCACGCTGCTGGACTGGACCGGGGCCGCGGTCTCGCTCGCCGCCGTCGCAGGGATCGTCGCGCTGCTGCGGCGCCGGGCCGCCGCGCGCCGGGCCTGAACCGTCAGGTCTTCTGCGGCTTCTGGCGCGCGGCCGGGAACAGCACGTTGTTCAGGATCAGGCGGTAGCCGGGCGAGGTCCGGTACAGGTCCAGGTCCGTCGGCGGGTCGCCCACGGCGTGCTGGTAGTCCTCGGGATCGTGCCCGCCCAGGAACGTGAAGGTCCCCAGCCCCAGCTTGCCGTGCAGGTAGCGCACCTCGTCGGTCCCCTCCACCTCCGCCAGCACCAGGACCGAACGCTTCAGGAAGCGGCGGTGGAATCCCGTGGTCTGGCCCATGAAGCCGTTGACGACGTTGACGTGGCACTGGGTGAGCATCGTCGGCACCGGGTCCTGCTTCGCCGCGAAGGAGAACAGCGTGAAGTAGTCGGCCTCGGGGCCGCGCAGGCCGGCGTAATCGCTCGTGTCGAGGTCGGAGAACTCGTAGACCAGCGGGTTGGTCACCAGCGAAAAGCCGGTGAAGGCGAAGGTGCGCCCGTCGTCGCGGCGGCTCTCGCGGTCGGGGTCCAGCGGCGTGCCGTCGATCTCCGGCGGCACGATGTCGGTGCCCAGGTAGGCCAGCGCGAGGTCGATGGTGTCGGTCGCCGAGCACATCGCGAACAGGAAGCCGCCGCCCTCGACGTAGTCCCGGATGCGCAGCGCCACGGCCTGCTTGAGCCGCCAGACCGCGCCGAAGCCGAGCTTCGCGGCCAGTTCCTCGTTGAGCGCCTGCTGCTCCAGGTACCACGGTTCGAGCCGGTAGGCGGCGAAGAACTTGCCGAACTGGCCGGTGAAGTCCTCGTGGTGCAGGTGGAGCCAATCGTACTCCGCGAGCCGCCCCGCGAGGACCTCGGCGTCGAACACGGTGTCGTAGGGGATCTCCGCGTAGTCCATGGCCAGGGTCACGGCGTCGTCCCAGGGCTGGAAGTTCGGCGGCACGTAGACCGCGATGCGCGGCGGCTTCTCCAGCAGCACCTCTTCCCGGTTGCCCTGCTGCATCTGCTCGCGGATCGCGGCCGCCCCGGCGTCGTCGACCTCCACGCAGTCCACGCCGCGCAGGCGCGCGGCCAGGCGGACGCCGCCCACGTCGCGCATCAGGAAGCTGCCGCCGCGGTAGTTGAGCAGCCAGGTCACGCGCGCGCCGTCCTGCAGCGCCGAGAAGGCCAGGCCGTAGGCCTTCAGGTGGTTGGTCTGCTCCAGGTCCATGGGCACCAGCAGCCACTGGGCGCGGGCGGTCGCGGCCGCGGCGCAGAGCAGCAGGGCGAGCAGGGCGGCGCGCAGGAACGTGCCCGGCGCGCGACGGGCGGGTGTCGTCTGTTTCACGGCGAACTCCTGAGCTTGAGCCGGGCGTCCTCGGCCTCCAGGGCGTCGGGGTACTGCAGCAGCAGCCGTTCCCAGGCGGCGCGGCCGTCGGGTTCGCGGCGGGCCGCGACCAGCGCCTCCCCTTCCCGCAGCAGCGCCCGCGGCGCGAGCGGGCCGGACGGGTGGTCCGTCGCGACGAGCCGGCACTGGTCTGCCGCGCCTTCCGCGTCGCCGGCGCGCAGCAGCACCTCGGCCAGTTCCAGTCGCGCGCGGTCCAGCAGGCGATCCTGTTCCGCATCGCTCGCCGCGTCGCGCACGAAGGCCTCGAGCGCGGCGCGACGGGCCGCGTCGTCGCGGACCAGGGCCGCCCCGACCGCCGGCGCGTAGGCGGCGAGGCGCGACGGGCCGCCCGTGGGCTGCATGAGTTCCTCGGCGATGAGCAGCCCGAGGTCGAGCGCGTCGTTGGCCACGTCGCTCGCGGAACCGTCCAGGGCGACCGAGGCCAGCCGGTCGCGGGCCGTTTCCCAGCCGCCCTGCGCGAAGTCCAGCAGGGCCAGCAGGTAGTGGGCGCGGCCCGCGGCGTCGCGGAACTGCGGGCTGCGGCCCAGGCGCGTCAGGACCGTCCGGGCCCGCGCCGTGTCGCCCGCCGCGAAGCAGGCTTCGCCCAGCGCGAGGCGGGCGAGCGCCACGCCTTCCAGCGGCAGGTCCAGGTCGACCAGCAGGCGCTCCAGCGACGCGGCCGCCTCCGCCGGGCGTCCCAACACGTCGCGCGTGTACGCCGCCAGCCGGATGCGCGCGGAGTAGAGCCGGCTCGAACCC encodes:
- a CDS encoding CPBP family glutamic-type intramembrane protease, which codes for HGEPWYLFGLLALGLLLVAVYELTGSLWSAVIVHAVHNAVALALLVEQGGLVAEEPPPTLLDWTGAAVSLAAVAGIVALLRRRAAARRA
- a CDS encoding asparagine synthetase B; the protein is MDLEQTNHLKAYGLAFSALQDGARVTWLLNYRGGSFLMRDVGGVRLAARLRGVDCVEVDDAGAAAIREQMQQGNREEVLLEKPPRIAVYVPPNFQPWDDAVTLAMDYAEIPYDTVFDAEVLAGRLAEYDWLHLHHEDFTGQFGKFFAAYRLEPWYLEQQALNEELAAKLGFGAVWRLKQAVALRIRDYVEGGGFLFAMCSATDTIDLALAYLGTDIVPPEIDGTPLDPDRESRRDDGRTFAFTGFSLVTNPLVYEFSDLDTSDYAGLRGPEADYFTLFSFAAKQDPVPTMLTQCHVNVVNGFMGQTTGFHRRFLKRSVLVLAEVEGTDEVRYLHGKLGLGTFTFLGGHDPEDYQHAVGDPPTDLDLYRTSPGYRLILNNVLFPAARQKPQKT